The Aspergillus nidulans FGSC A4 chromosome VII nucleotide sequence CTGGTCTCTGGCCTCGGGTACACTGGCCGGATGGCGCAATACATGACTGTAAGTGACTCAGCCATGACAAAAAGCGCCCGGGCGAGTAAATCACAAACCACAGCCTAACCACAATAGGTCCCAATTTACGCCGTTGCCTTTGCCTGCACAATGATCACGAGTGTCATTAGCGACAAACTCCCGACATACCGTGGCCTCATCATAGCCAGCTGGCTGACCGTCTCCATGGTGacctccatcatcgtctgcgcCGTCTACGATTTCACAACGCGGTATGCCCTCCTCGTCATTATGGCTGCAGGACTATGGGTGTCCAACGCAACCTCGCTAAGTTTTGCCTCCTCGTCATTCGGCTCCATGGATCCCGAAGTGCGCGCACAGTCGCTGGCTCTCATGAACGCGCTAGGCAATCTGGCGCAAATTTACGGCGCTtatctcttcccttctgaCGACGAGCCAAAATATCTCATGGGCTTTGGCGTTATCTCTGGAATGTTAGGTGTTGGTGTTGCTACGTATATTCTTATGTTTGCTCTTGTGAGAAGGCTAGAGGCGAGGACTTCTGTTTGATGACATGAATGACCGGATGTCTTGGATGAACAGGGTTTTGAAAATAGTATATATGTATCTAAGTTACAAAAGTCTTGCACTGCGTCGCAATATGCTAGTTTCCGTTAACGATTGATCTCAGATGCTAAAACTATAACGCAGTGTAGGGAGACTGTTTTTGCTATTTCTGACTATCTTGTTCGATAGCGTCGTTTCATTTTGGCTCTAAATAGCTCCTAGGTAGACTAGGTAGACAAATTCTCAGTCCATCTAAACCGCGAATAAGCCGTAGTAGCCGCCCTACAATTCGATAATAAAATGCGATGCCTTTATTTGCTTCGAGACATTTTTTGAGCTGCAAGGTGCTACTATGGATAGCGTGAGTCGTGGAATATAATTGCAGAGGATACCCTGGCCTTATCAACTGTAGCCTTCATAAGCATCCTGCTCTCTTAAGTTGGGCGCATCAGTCTAGAAAAGATTGGATCTGTTGGGGCCCGCGCTGCAATATTCAAAGTACAAGTGCTCCCGGCTTCTTCTATTCCTGCCGTACTCGAGAACTTCGAACACATAGGGCTGGTCGTCTCGAAGGAATATCGAATATTATGTGGTTGTACCATGCCTCTATTCTGTGCTATGGATGGTTTCTCCTATGTCTTGGACAAGGAGTTTTTCTCAGTATATGCCACACGTGAAAAATAATACTCATTTTGAACCAGTATCTACGGATTTCCCCCACTCTAGACAAGTCTGGTCTACTCAGTCAGTGTCGTGACCCTGCTATAGCGTGGGAAAACTCTGGAGGATATAGAGGCAAACATCCGCAATGGCCACGATATCATGCCAGCTGCGAATATGATTGAATAAAGCTACAGTCCACGATAGTCTTTGATTTAATAACCGAGTATGAGATGAGCTGCAAATGATAGCTTACAGTTCCAGCTCTGTGTGACGACGTACTAACGGAGACGACCCGTACCTCGCATTTTAGGCccattattattattctagCTATGCCATGGAAGACTAGAGTAGACTATTCAGGCCTTAAATAGGATTGATTGAGAAAGCTATTATCGGACATAAAACCCATCAAGTACATAACACATAAATCCCATCCTATCCGTGTATACCCAGTACCCTATCTCGGACTTCTAAGGCACATTTGGATGCTCCACACCGACACTAGGACCCCCATTCAGATCCCGAAAGTCACCTCTTAACACCTCAACACCATCGCGTCTCACCTCATCCACTAATCCTTTCACCTTATCTGCAATGATTTTTCCACTAAATCCAAAGTGCTCATACACCTCCTTACACGGCAGACTCTTCCCAAACTGGTTCTGCGCAATTGCCGCATCAGCATACCGCTCCCAGCCAACAGAAGGGTACGCCTCGATCGCGACAGCGGGTTTGCCCGCGCGTGGTTTCAAGACGGAGTGCTTGTACTCGCGGGACTGAAGCTCGAAGAGCCGTGCGCAAGGGAATGAAACGACACGCGCTTTGATACCGTGCTCGGCCGCAAGGATCTCGCGCGCTGCCATGGTATAAGCCATTTCAGAGCCCACGCTGAGGAGAGTGACGTCAAagttctcttcctcgacgaAGACGTAGGCTCCCTTCTGCACGCCTTCTCGAGAGGAGTGAGCAGGGTACTGCGTAAGGTTCTGGCGCGACAGTGCCAGAACGGAGGGAGTTGTGTCGTGCTGGATTGCTGCGATGTACGCCCCAACCGTCTCCTCTGCATCACAGGGCCGAATGAAAAGGATGTTTGGCATTGCACGGTAGAGTGCCGGTACGGCGATGGGCTGATGCGTTGGTCCATTCTCTCCAACGCCAATGCTGTCGTGAGTGGCGATGTGGATCTGGTGCAGCCCCTGTAGAGCGGCCATGCGtacagcggcggcagcgtACAGGTGGAAAACGAGGTAGGTGCTTGTGATCGGGATGAAGGTGCCCTTGTTGAACGCCGCCAGACCGTTGGAGATCGCGCACATGGCGTGCTCGCGGATCCCGTAGTGGATATACCGGCCTGCATAATTTCCACTCATACCGCACGCGGTCTTGAGGTCGGGGGACTGGAAGTCGACTTTGTTCTTGTAGGCCACGTTGACGGAGGGGGTAAGATCCGCTgtgccgacgaggaagttCTTGACGTTTTGGCCGAGCTTGTCTGTCACCACGAAGGCAGACTTACGAGTGGCTGTCGGGTTGGTTGGCTGATCCTCCTTTGCGGGGATACACTTTGTCCAGTCTGCTGGCATTTTTCCTGCGACACGGAGGTCAAATTCAGAGGCGAGCACGGGCTCAGCTTCGCGGTATGCGGCAACAGCCGCGTGCCATTCTGCCTCATGGGTCTTCCCGCGCGATGGTAGATCGCTGAAGAAGTCGTAAACGTCTTGGGGGATGTGGAAGTGTTCCTCAGGGTTCAGGCCAAAGGCGCGCTTGATTTTGgcgacttcgtcgacgcCCAGGGCGGCGCCGTGCGCATCGGCCGTGCCGGCTTGCTTGGAGCCTACGCCGATGGTGGTGCGAATGTTGATGAAAGTTGGCTTGGTGGAGGAGCGAGCAGCGAGGAGCGCATTGGTGATGGCTACGGTTTCTTCGTCAGTGATGATCACTTGAGAAGACAGGATGAAGCATACCAACAACGTCCGAATCCCCGTCATACACGTCAATCACCTTGAAGCCTGTCGCGCGCATCTTGGTGTTGATGTCTTCCGTATTGGCAACATCTGCCGTTCCATCGCAGGTTACATTATTGTTGTCAAAGATCACACAAAGGTTGTTGAGCCGCCAGtgcccagccagagacaGAGCTTCAAGACCGACGCCCTCCTGCAAACAAGCGTCGCCAACCATACACCAGGTCATGTTGTTCACGACTTCATAGCCAGGCTTGTTGTACGTTGCGGCGAGGTTCTTGGTCGCCATGGCGAGTCCAACTGCGTTCGCGACACCCTGACCCAGTGGGCCGGTCGTTACCTCAACACCTTCGTTCTCGATCTCTGGATGGCCGGGGCATAGGGAACTGGAGTCTGTGGAGTGGTAGGATTTCAACTGCTCAAGGGTCATGCTCTTGACGCCGACAAGGTGCATGAAGAGGTACTGCCAGAGACAGGCGTGACCTGCAATGAGTTCTTAGTTTTGTTTTGTGTCCCCCAttccctctctttctctggaAGGAATACAAACCATTCGAAAGAACAAAGCGATCGCGGTTGAAGTAGTTGCAATTCGTGGGCGAGTATTTCATGACGTATTTCCACAGCGCAATCCCGATGGCCGCCATGCCCATGGGCGCTCTGTAAGAGCGAGTTAGCTATGCTTTGCTGAACTACAACAATGGACTCAGTAGGAAGCGTACCCAGGGTGTCCGTCACCATATTGCTGAACCAGGTCGGCAATGAAAGCTCTGAAGACATTTAACACCCGCTGGTGCTTCTCGGCACTCTCAAACTTCACATCAGAGTCTCTGCCATAGACGGCATTGTTGATGGCATTGGCAGCCTTTGTCGGCAAGGCCGTGGTCTTAGGGAGCAGTTCTAATCCAGGAGCCATAGTGTATGCGAGATGAGATTGATTGAACCGGAAAAAGTCGAGGCCACTGCCCGCCCTTATACCCCATGCACATCCATCTCCATAGCGAGCCAGATGATGGCTTGCTCAAATGCGATAATGTTTGGGATCGAGACGAGTGTGTACAGAGGCAAGTTTGGGCAGTAACCTGCCCTTTTTGGTGGTGGTCCTCGATGCGAGGAGAAGTGGCCTCGAAGCGAGTCCACCACCAGTACACAAATCGCAACTTCGGCATTTCCCCCCGTCTATGTGGACCCTGCGTCCCTGAACCAGGAAATTGAAGGTGAGTTTGAGTAGTCAAAACCTGGTGATATACTGCACAGACCAAAATGCCCCAGGGGTGACGCGTTGGCCGCTGAGGAATACTTCAGCAGTTTCCATGGGCGTTATGAAACGAGTTGAAAGGGAACATTAGTGAAACAAACTGAAGCTGAATACCGAAAAAAGGGGGGGTAACGCCCAATAGTGCGGCCCATGGAATGAAGCCGATTTGAGAGGCTCTGCTCCCTGAATTGGCCAATGCCAATATCTTCAATGTACTCCTGCTTCTTGTTTCCTGGCGACTCCACGCGCCATTTGTTAAAAGCGCGAGATAGGCTGTTTTTGGGGCTACCTCTTTTATCAAACCGGCACAAAAGGTACTTCGCAAGCAAGCAAACACAGCCATCTTTCCATTCTTCCCGAACCTCAACGTAATATAGGTATTAACGGCATTTTGAATCACCTGAGATCATTAGGTCGGAGAGATGCATAACAAGAACCGTGGTCGGACGAGCATTGGAAGTATTGGCCTGAAGGACCTCGGATTCGACAGCATTCAAAAAGAGCGATTTTGGCTAGGGGCGCTCCCCTTCAGTCTCGTTCCGATTATACTACTGGAGAACCTGGCCTGACTGGACGATCTCTTCCTTTTTGTCGCAAGAGAAAGTCCTACAGCCTAGAAAAAGGTATCAAACTCGTTCCGCTCGCATCCCTGCGAATGCCA carries:
- a CDS encoding transketolase family protein (transcript_id=CADANIAT00007927), whose product is MAPGLELLPKTTALPTKAANAINNAVYGRDSDVKFESAEKHQRVLNVFRAFIADLVQQYGDGHPGAPMGMAAIGIALWKYVMKYSPTNCNYFNRDRFVLSNGHACLWQYLFMHLVGVKSMTLEQLKSYHSTDSSSLCPGHPEIENEGVEVTTGPLGQGVANAVGLAMATKNLAATYNKPGYEVVNNMTWCMVGDACLQEGVGLEALSLAGHWRLNNLCVIFDNNNVTCDGTADVANTEDINTKMRATGFKVIDVYDGDSDVVAITNALLAARSSTKPTFINIRTTIGVGSKQAGTADAHGAALGVDEVAKIKRAFGLNPEEHFHIPQDVYDFFSDLPSRGKTHEAEWHAAVAAYREAEPVLASEFDLRVAGKMPADWTKYKLGQNVKNFLVGTADLTPSVNVAYKNKVDFQSPDLKTACGMSGNYAGRYIHYGIREHAMCAISNGLAAFNKGTFIPITSTYLVFHLYAAAAVRMAALQGLHQIHIATHDSIGVGENGPTHQPIAVPALYRAMPNILFIRPCDAEETVGAYIAAIQHDTTPSVLALSRQNLTQYPAHSSREGVQKGAYVFVEEENFDVTLLSVGSEMAYTMAAREILAAEHGIKARVVSFPCARLFELQSREYKHSVLKPRAGKPAVAIEAYPSVGWERYADAAIAQNQFGKSLPCKEVYEHFGFSGKIIADKVKGLVDEVRRDGVEVLRGDFRDLNGGPSVGVEHPNVP